In a single window of the Melioribacteraceae bacterium genome:
- a CDS encoding methyltransferase domain-containing protein: MKETWNNRYSENEFVYGTEANAFLKEELQKLPKGKILFLGEGEGRNAIFAATLGWEVDAIDYSEAGKKKAELLASKSNVTINYIVADIIESPLPKESYDAVALIYIHVNEETKPILHQKVIDALKPKGKIIIEAFDKEQLKYNSGGPKDKDLLYDLQSITEDFIDFEFEKLSRDNIELSEGKLHQGKAAVVRFVGIK, encoded by the coding sequence ATGAAAGAAACTTGGAACAATCGTTATTCTGAAAACGAGTTTGTGTATGGCACAGAAGCAAATGCATTTTTAAAAGAAGAACTTCAAAAACTTCCCAAAGGAAAAATCCTATTCCTTGGAGAAGGTGAAGGACGAAACGCGATATTTGCCGCCACTCTTGGCTGGGAGGTGGATGCAATTGATTATTCGGAAGCCGGTAAAAAGAAAGCAGAACTATTAGCAAGTAAAAGTAATGTAACAATTAATTATATAGTCGCCGATATTATTGAATCTCCTCTTCCAAAAGAATCATACGATGCGGTGGCACTTATTTATATTCATGTTAATGAGGAGACCAAGCCAATACTCCATCAAAAAGTTATTGATGCGCTTAAACCCAAAGGTAAAATTATTATTGAAGCATTTGACAAGGAACAATTGAAATATAATTCCGGCGGACCAAAAGACAAGGATCTTCTTTATGACTTACAATCTATTACCGAGGATTTTATTGATTTTGAATTTGAAAAATTATCAAGAGACAATATAGAATTAAGCGAGGGAAAATTACATCAAGGAAAAGCCGCAGTAGTAAGATTTGTTGGAATTAAGTAG
- a CDS encoding co-chaperone GroES — protein sequence MINTDKIIIVGDRVLIKPEEQSSKTNSGLYLPPGVQEKEKVQGGYVVKVGPGYPVGIPGDDEEPWKEQKAIKYIPLQAKEGDFAVFLKKDAVEVEIEKQKFIIAPQAAILMLYRDDELFS from the coding sequence TTGATTAATACCGACAAAATCATAATTGTAGGGGATCGGGTACTGATTAAGCCCGAAGAACAATCAAGTAAAACAAATAGCGGTTTATATCTTCCTCCGGGGGTTCAAGAAAAAGAAAAAGTTCAAGGTGGATATGTTGTAAAGGTTGGTCCCGGTTATCCAGTTGGAATTCCTGGAGATGACGAGGAGCCATGGAAAGAACAGAAAGCAATAAAGTATATTCCTCTTCAAGCCAAAGAGGGGGACTTTGCGGTCTTCTTAAAAAAGGATGCGGTAGAGGTTGAAATTGAAAAACAAAAATTTATAATTGCGCCCCAAGCTGCAATATTAATGTTGTATAGGGATGACGAGTTGTTTTCCTAA
- the mscL gene encoding large-conductance mechanosensitive channel protein MscL, translating to MKVLNEFKSFAMRGNVVDMAVGIIIGAAFSGIVTSLVNDVIMPPIGALIGGIDFSNLSIKIPSILTPEKPVEILYGKFLNTLINFIIVAFAIFMLIKGVNSLKKKEEPKPTAAPAPKEEVVLLSEIRDLLKTK from the coding sequence ATGAAGGTCTTAAATGAATTCAAATCGTTTGCTATGCGCGGTAACGTTGTTGATATGGCCGTTGGTATAATAATCGGCGCTGCATTCAGCGGTATAGTAACTTCTTTGGTTAATGATGTGATAATGCCGCCTATAGGAGCATTAATTGGAGGAATTGATTTTTCTAACTTATCTATAAAAATTCCATCAATTCTAACTCCCGAGAAACCGGTAGAAATATTATATGGTAAATTTTTAAACACATTAATCAATTTTATAATTGTTGCCTTCGCAATATTTATGTTAATTAAAGGTGTTAATTCATTAAAGAAAAAAGAAGAACCAAAACCCACTGCTGCGCCAGCTCCAAAAGAAGAGGTCGTTCTGCTTTCTGAAATTAGAGATCTTTTAAAAACTAAATAA